In the genome of Hymenobacter cellulosivorans, one region contains:
- a CDS encoding M20/M25/M40 family metallo-hydrolase — MPPFAGLIRGNQLFGRGASDDKGQFFIHLKALELLLNSGRPLPLNVKILLEGEEEIGSPNLAAFVRAHRRQLRADWALLSDTNLLSATRPALTYGLRGSLAVELTVTGPRAELHSGIFGGAVLNPLQALCTLLAALHDEAGRVAIPGFYDSVHPASTAERAYLRHHGPADAQLRREAQVAQGWGEPGYSLYERTVLRPSLSITGLTGGYQGSGVQSIVPARASAKLSFRLAPGQNPHQVEQQLRAFLRRLTPPQVQVTVAAQLHAPPYTVPPRLPVMQAAAQAYAHGFGRRPVLQRSGGTIPVVSLFEQHLGIPTVLMGFGLPDDHKHGPDEFLYLPNFWRGIRTSLFLLRRLGQLTSTSAPLCSSSTATATPAKATA; from the coding sequence GTGCCGCCCTTCGCCGGGCTGATTCGCGGCAACCAGCTGTTCGGCCGCGGGGCTTCCGACGACAAAGGGCAGTTTTTTATCCACTTAAAAGCCCTGGAGCTGCTGCTCAACTCGGGCCGGCCGCTGCCGCTGAACGTGAAAATCCTGCTGGAAGGCGAGGAGGAAATCGGCAGCCCCAATCTGGCCGCATTCGTGCGGGCTCACCGCCGGCAGCTGCGCGCCGACTGGGCCCTGCTCTCGGATACCAACCTGCTGTCGGCCACCCGGCCCGCCCTGACCTACGGGTTGCGCGGCTCCCTGGCCGTCGAGCTGACCGTGACGGGGCCCCGTGCGGAACTGCACTCGGGTATTTTCGGCGGCGCGGTGCTCAATCCCCTGCAAGCCCTGTGCACGCTGCTGGCCGCTTTGCACGACGAAGCCGGGCGGGTGGCCATTCCCGGCTTTTACGATTCGGTACACCCGGCTTCGACGGCCGAGCGGGCCTACCTGCGGCACCACGGCCCCGCGGATGCCCAGCTGCGGCGCGAGGCCCAGGTGGCGCAGGGCTGGGGTGAGCCGGGCTACTCCCTGTATGAGCGCACGGTGCTGCGGCCTTCGCTGAGCATCACCGGTCTGACGGGCGGCTACCAGGGTTCCGGTGTGCAGTCCATCGTGCCGGCCCGGGCCTCGGCTAAGCTTAGCTTCCGGCTGGCCCCGGGCCAGAACCCGCACCAGGTGGAGCAGCAGCTGCGGGCGTTTCTGCGCCGGCTAACCCCGCCCCAGGTGCAGGTGACGGTAGCGGCCCAGCTGCATGCTCCGCCCTACACGGTGCCGCCCCGGCTGCCGGTGATGCAGGCCGCGGCCCAGGCCTACGCCCACGGCTTCGGGCGCCGGCCGGTGCTCCAACGCTCGGGCGGGACCATTCCCGTCGTCAGCCTCTTCGAGCAGCACCTGGGCATCCCGACGGTGCTCATGGGCTTTGGCCTGCCCGACGACCACAAGCACGGCCCCGACGAGTTTCTGTATTTGCCCAACTTCTGGCGCGGCATCCGCACCAGCCTGTTTTTGCTGCGCCGTCTGGGCCAGCTCACTTCTACTTCCGCCCCGCTATGCTCATCATCGACTGCCACTGCCACGCCGGCCAAGGCGACGGCCTGA
- a CDS encoding amidohydrolase family protein — protein sequence MLIIDCHCHAGQGDGLTGPWDTDAPLAPYLAWADEAGIQRTVLFAAFHSDYAVANAEVARLVRQQPERFYGFAFVHAQRDRGRIRELVGTAVQQYGFCGIKCHRFDARISREICDVARAFRLPVLYDVVGEIAVVELLGEQYPDVNFIIPHLGSFSDDWRAQAGLIDHLVRFPNIYTDTSGVRRFDILQRAVHRAGAHKFLFGSDGPWLHPGVELAKIKALHLSREEAQQVVAGNLLGLLSTVQAQPNAAALRRIAVPAAELSQEWRDPWLVRP from the coding sequence ATGCTCATCATCGACTGCCACTGCCACGCCGGCCAAGGCGACGGCCTGACCGGCCCCTGGGACACCGACGCGCCCCTGGCGCCCTACCTGGCCTGGGCCGACGAGGCCGGAATTCAGCGCACGGTGCTCTTCGCCGCTTTTCACTCCGACTATGCCGTGGCCAACGCCGAGGTAGCCCGGTTGGTGCGGCAGCAGCCCGAGCGGTTTTACGGCTTTGCCTTCGTGCACGCCCAGCGCGACCGGGGCCGCATCCGGGAGCTGGTGGGCACGGCCGTGCAACAGTACGGTTTCTGCGGTATCAAGTGCCACCGCTTCGACGCCCGCATCAGCCGCGAAATCTGCGACGTGGCCCGGGCTTTCCGCCTGCCGGTGCTCTACGACGTGGTGGGCGAAATTGCGGTAGTAGAGCTGCTGGGCGAGCAGTACCCCGACGTGAATTTCATCATCCCGCACCTGGGCTCCTTCTCCGACGACTGGCGGGCCCAGGCTGGCCTTATCGACCACCTCGTGCGCTTTCCCAACATCTACACCGACACCAGCGGGGTGCGGCGCTTCGACATTCTGCAGCGGGCCGTGCACCGGGCCGGGGCCCACAAGTTCCTGTTTGGCTCCGATGGTCCCTGGCTGCACCCGGGCGTGGAGCTGGCCAAAATCAAGGCCCTGCACCTGAGCCGGGAAGAAGCCCAGCAAGTAGTGGCCGGCAACCTGCTGGGCCTGCTCAGCACCGTGCAGGCCCAGCCGAACGCCGCGGCCCTGCGCCGGATTGCGGTGCCGGCGGCCGAGCTCAGCCAGGAGTGGCGCGACCCGTGGCTGGTGCGGCCCTAA